From Granulicella sp. WH15, the proteins below share one genomic window:
- a CDS encoding helix-turn-helix domain-containing protein, whose product MQGQDIALLLKLAIQNEPQVPSKSLAESLFISPSEVSKALKRCADAGLLYMSGSEKRVNRSALMEFLTHGMKYAFPPVRGSLVRGVPTAAAAEPLKSRFLEDGEPPPVWPFAGGKIRGISLAPLYAGAPKAALRDPKFYSVLALSDAIRSGRTREKNLAVELLGKELNA is encoded by the coding sequence ATGCAGGGACAAGATATCGCGCTTCTCCTAAAACTCGCTATTCAGAATGAGCCGCAGGTGCCATCCAAAAGCCTGGCGGAAAGCCTCTTCATCTCTCCCTCCGAGGTGTCAAAGGCTTTGAAGCGATGTGCGGATGCGGGTCTGCTTTACATGTCCGGGAGTGAAAAGAGAGTGAATCGGTCCGCGCTCATGGAATTTCTGACTCATGGAATGAAATACGCCTTTCCACCAGTAAGGGGTTCTCTGGTTCGTGGCGTCCCTACCGCCGCCGCAGCGGAACCCTTGAAGTCACGTTTTCTGGAGGATGGTGAGCCTCCTCCGGTTTGGCCTTTTGCGGGGGGAAAGATTCGAGGAATTTCGCTCGCGCCTCTCTATGCAGGCGCACCCAAAGCCGCGCTTCGAGATCCCAAGTTTTACAGCGTTCTCGCACTCTCCGATGCCATCCGTAGCGGAAGAACGCGCGAAAAGAACCTTGCGGTCGAACTTCTCGGGAAGGAACTGAATGCCTGA
- a CDS encoding recombinase family protein: MTLRCAAYARYSSDLQSPRSIEDQLRICREYAHSHGFTFLEEHVYADEALSGVGADRPGLGRLLTAALSPERPFDIILLDDSSRLARNTKDALTFFERLNFAGIRLIAVSQGIDSDNEQAHVLVTVHGMVDSLYVKELAKKTHRGLEGLMLRGQHTGGRCFGYDSVPVPGTTGKQLVINEGEAAIVRRIFEMSAGGQSLKTITKTLNHECVPPPRPRSDKRFGTWCFTCIREMLRRDLYRGKVIWNSSRFVKTPGTNKRVRRPRPESEWRIVSHPELQIISDELWQRVQDRQKTLMATYGGAKSGGVLIPRSATSPYLLSGILKCGVCGGNLIIVSGYGSYGHYPKYGCSQHFNRGTCSNAVTVRRDWLEGRLLDELQNQVLKREAIEYVLDEFGNHVKNAFANLTNQLAQMRERKQKLEGELRRLAATAAETGPSAFLIEAIHEREQQLRDITDQLLAGGENSVDAHLSDIRSFVTKRLGDLRTLLSGDAVAARKELLKHVSEIRMVPKEGNADVKPHYVAEGSWNLLGSEKEIFAGDTTSRQIRVVAGVGFEPTTFGL; this comes from the coding sequence ATGACCCTTCGCTGCGCCGCCTACGCCCGCTATTCCAGTGACCTTCAGAGTCCTCGCTCGATCGAGGACCAGCTTCGGATCTGCCGCGAATACGCACATTCACATGGGTTTACCTTTCTCGAAGAACACGTCTACGCAGATGAAGCGTTAAGTGGCGTCGGTGCGGATCGTCCCGGACTGGGCCGCTTGCTGACTGCGGCGCTCTCTCCTGAGCGTCCCTTCGACATCATCCTGCTCGACGACAGCAGCCGTTTAGCGCGGAACACGAAGGATGCGTTGACCTTCTTTGAGCGGCTGAACTTTGCCGGTATTCGGCTGATCGCGGTCAGTCAGGGCATCGATTCGGATAACGAACAGGCGCATGTTCTGGTGACTGTCCACGGCATGGTGGATAGCCTGTATGTGAAAGAGCTTGCGAAGAAGACCCACCGGGGACTCGAAGGTCTGATGCTGCGCGGCCAGCATACGGGCGGGCGCTGCTTCGGCTATGACTCAGTACCTGTACCCGGCACAACGGGCAAGCAACTGGTCATCAACGAGGGCGAAGCAGCGATAGTGCGCCGGATCTTCGAGATGTCGGCGGGGGGCCAGTCGCTCAAGACGATTACGAAGACTTTGAACCACGAGTGCGTCCCACCCCCCAGACCGAGATCCGACAAGCGGTTTGGGACTTGGTGCTTTACCTGCATCCGGGAGATGCTCAGGCGGGATCTGTATAGGGGCAAGGTGATATGGAACAGCTCCCGCTTCGTGAAAACTCCCGGCACAAACAAACGGGTGCGCCGCCCGAGGCCTGAGAGTGAGTGGCGTATCGTCTCTCATCCCGAGCTTCAGATCATCAGCGACGAATTGTGGCAGCGGGTGCAGGATCGTCAGAAGACTCTGATGGCCACCTATGGAGGAGCAAAGAGTGGAGGAGTTCTGATACCGCGTTCTGCCACAAGCCCCTATCTCCTCAGTGGCATCCTGAAGTGCGGCGTATGCGGAGGCAACCTGATCATCGTCAGCGGATATGGTTCTTACGGTCACTATCCGAAGTACGGTTGCTCCCAGCACTTCAATCGCGGGACCTGCTCGAATGCGGTCACGGTGCGGCGGGATTGGCTCGAAGGGCGGTTGCTGGATGAGTTGCAGAATCAGGTTCTGAAGCGCGAGGCCATCGAGTACGTTCTGGATGAGTTCGGCAACCACGTTAAGAACGCGTTTGCCAATCTCACCAACCAGTTAGCTCAGATGCGTGAGCGGAAGCAGAAACTCGAAGGCGAGCTGCGGCGGCTGGCGGCGACTGCGGCGGAAACAGGCCCCTCGGCATTTCTCATTGAGGCGATCCACGAGCGCGAGCAGCAATTGCGGGATATTACCGACCAGCTTCTGGCGGGAGGGGAGAATTCCGTGGACGCCCATCTGTCGGACATTCGCAGCTTCGTGACGAAAAGATTGGGAGACCTTCGCACGCTGTTGTCCGGCGACGCCGTGGCAGCCCGAAAAGAACTACTGAAGCATGTCTCCGAGATTCGGATGGTTCCGAAGGAAGGAAATGCGGATGTGAAGCCACATTATGTGGCGGAAGGTAGCTGGAATCTGCTGGGAAGCGAAAAGGAGATATTTGCCGGAGATACAACGTCACGGCAAATTCGTGTGGTTGCGGGGGTAGGATTTGAACCTACGACCTTTGGGTTATGA